GCACCTGGATCCACAGGTCGAGGGCGAGCTCGCCGAAACGCGCGGCACTCGCGAAGGCGAAACGGGACTTCGCATCGAGCATCGCGGCGACGGCCGCGGCGAGCGCGCGACGGTCGTCTTGCGCGAGCTGCCAGTGGTACGCGAGAGCGGCCGGGTCTGCGACCTCCGTATCGCCGCCGTCGTCGTCCAGCGCCTCCGCGTAGGCCCTGTGCAGGCGCGCCCTCTCGCCGGGAAGGAGGTCGTCGTGCACGGCTTCGCGCAGCAGCGCGTGCCGGAAACGGTAGTCGTCGTCGACCACGACGAGGATGCCGCTGAGCGTCGCCTCGCGGATCGCCTCGTCCAGTCGGACCTCCGGCAGGCCGGCGAGCCGTGTGACCAGGGGATGCGTCAGCGGGCGCTCGGCCCCGGAGACGACCTGCACGACCCGCCTCGCGTCGTCGCCGAGTCGGTCGAATCGCGCCAGCAGGAGGTCGCGCAGCGACCCGGGCAGCGGGCCGGCGGAGCATCCGGCGATCTCCTCGACGAAGAACGGGACGCCCTCGGCGCGCTCGTGGATGCGCTCGAGCGCCGCGTCGGTGACCGGCTGCCCGGTGATCGACTCGACGAGACGGCGCACCGCCACGGTCTCGAGGCGTTCGACCGTGACGCGTTCGAGCAGGCGAGCACGAGTGGACTCGCCGATGAAGCGGCTCACCGCATCGCCGCGGCGCACATCATCGGAGCGGCAGGTGAGCAGGAGCAGGATGCGCCCGTGACCGAGGGTGCGCAGCAGGAAGGACAGCAACGCGAGAGTCGACTCGTCCGCCCAGTGCAGATCTTCGACCACGAGCACCTGCGGCGCATGCTCGGCCGCGGCCTCGATGAGCGAGGCGATCGCGTCGCGCAGGCGGTCGGGGCTCGTCTGCGACCGCTCCGTCGGATTGAGCTCGGGCAGGAGCATCCCCAGCGCCTCGACGCCGACGCCGATCTCGTCTCTCACGCGATCGGCGCCCATGGTCGCGACAATGGATCGCAGGATGCCGGTGAGCGGCCCGAACGGCGTGCGCGACGCCCCCAGGTCGAGGCACCAGCCGACATGCACGTCCGCCCGCGCCGACACCTCTGAGCCGAACTCGCGCAGCAGCCGCGACTTGCCGATGCCGGCCTCTCCCTCGATCAGCGCGGCGACCGGCACGCCCTCGACCGCGCGGCCGAAGAGCTCGCGGACGATCGCGAGTTCGGCGTCACGGCCGACCATCGCGGCGCTGGGAGCGGACGGGGGCATGGATTCATCGTGCCACCGACCACCGACATCCGGGGTGGTCGTCGCGTCTGCCCGGAGCGGAGCGAAGATCACCGGGCGGGCGCCGCTTCGCACCGTGCGGGCACGCGGCGGTCTGCCACGGCATCCGGCAGCGCACTGCCCGACGCGGACGGACTGCGTGATGTGGACGCGCTGCGCGACGCGGACGCACTGCGCGACGCGGACGCACTGCGCGATGCGGAGCCAGCGCGGTCGCCGGTGCGGCCGAGCATCCGGTCGACCAGCCGCCGCATCGGACCGGCGGCGCGCGGGACGATCTGATCGGCATGCTCGATCAGGAACCGCCGCCGTTCCGCGGCCTGTGCGACCTGCTCCTGCTCGAATCCGGTGACCCTGTAGGCGAGGTACGGGTGCTCGTACATGACATCTCCTCGGTGTGTGATGTCCTCAGACTCCGCTCTGAGGCACCCCGTCGACATCGGGAGGATGTCCTATCTTCCGCATCCCCGCACCCTAGAAGGCGCGCCGTGCACGCAACGAGGCCCGGGCGGTGATGGGGGCATCACCGCCCGGACCCCGGGTCTGTGGTCGAGAGGTCAGGCGTCGACGTCGCCGCGCCAGGCACCGGTCTCGGTGCCCCGCTTCTCGATGAACTCCTTGAAGTTCTGCAGGTCCTTCTTCACTGCGTGCGATCCCGCACCCACGAGGGAGCCGACCTTCTCGAGCAGCCCCTCGGGCTCCCAGTCGATCTGCACGGTCACTCGCGTGGTGAGGTCCTCCAACTTGTGGAAGGTCACGACGCCCGCGTGCTCGGTCTCGCCGCCGATGCTGTTCCACGCGACGCGCTCGTCGGGGTGCTGCTCGGTGATCTCCGCGTCGAACTCGCGCGTGGCACCACCCACGTTGACCTTCCAGCGCGTGTGGGTGTCGTCGAGCTGGACGATGGACTCCACCTCGTCGAGGAACTGCGGGAAGCTCTCGAACTGGGTCCACTGGTTGTAGGCGATGTCGATGGGAACGTGTACGTCGATGGTCTCGATGATCTGCACCATGGGATGCTCCTCACTTGTGTCGTCGTTCGTGTGGTCCCATTCAGCGGCAGTCGGCGCGTCTTCGCGACGGGGTTGACATCTCGGCGGACGACAGTCGCTAGCCGAGTAGCGTGGGACTCATGCGCATCCACGCCGCGATCCGCGCCTCGAAGCGCGCACCCCTGCTGCAGGTGGTGAAATCCGCGGCCGCGACGATCGCGGCCTGGATGCTGGCCGGCTGGATCGTGCCGGGACAGCTGCCCGTGTTCGCGGCGATCGCCGCGCTGCTCGTGGTGCAGCCGAGTGTGAACCAGTCGCTGTCCAAGGCGCTCGAACGCAGCATCGGCGTGATCGTCGGGGTCGTCATCGCCGTGGCGCTCGGACTGCTGCTGGGTTCCCCGAGCTGGATCGTGCTGCTCGCCATCGTCGTGGCGATGCTGGTCGCCTGGGCACTCCGTGCGACGCCGGGCACCGGCAACCAGGTCGCGATCTCGGCGATGCTCGTGCTGGCTCTGGGGTCCACCCCCGACTATGCGCTGGCCCGCATCGGCGAGACCCTGATCGGGGTGGTGATCGGCATAGTCGTCAACGCGCTGATCGTGCCGCCGGTGCTCGTCGCTCCCGCGCGACGCGACCTCGGACTCCTCGGCAGCGAGCTCGCGGCGAGCCTCGACCGACTGGCCGACGCCCTGCCCGATGCGCAGACGCCCGCCCAGCTGCAGGAGCTCCTGCTCGAGGCGCGTCTGCTGCGTCCGATGAAGGATGCCGCTGAGGCGTCGATCGCGGCCGGCGAGGAGTCGCTCACCCTGAATCCGCGCCGCTCGACGCACCGCGCGGAGCTCACCGAGATGCGCGCCCTGCTCGAGCGGCTGTCGCCGATCGTGACGCAGACCATCGGCATGACGAGGGCGTACTTCGACCACTACGACGACTCGATCGGCGACGAACCGGCCGTGGCGGCGATCGCCGAGCAGCTGCGACGAGCTGGCCACGACGTGCGTCTGGCGGTGCAGATCGCCGACGTTTCGCCGGAGCCAGAGGCCCTGACCTCGGCGATCCCCGCCCTCACGGCGCCCCTCGTGATCCGCCCGCCGTCATCGGCGCACTGGATCCTGATCGGATCGCTGATGGAGGACTTGCGGCGCATCCGCGGCGTGCTCGTCGAGGAGGAGTGACCCGCGGCGCGGCTCCACAACTCCGGAGATCCGGGCGGTTTCAGCCCGATCGGCGCGATATCAGCCGATCCGACGCGGTTCTTTTGGAGTTCTGGAGCCACCCGGTGGGACTCCACAACGGCGGCGGCGGCGCGTCGCGTTCGCAACTCAGCACGTATGTCGGCTTCCGGGCCGTTGCGGTGCGATTCTCCGCCGCGCGGCGAGGCTCATGCTGAGATGTGAACGCGGAGGCGCCGAGAGCGCGGAGGCGCCGAGAGCGCGGTGCCGCCCGCCGGTCAGTCCTGCTCGGGGTCGTCGGCGAGCACGTCGCCGCCGTCGTCCGAAGCCGGATCGGACGGGACGACCGTCGGCGGCTCGCCCTTGTTGTCCTCCGTGCCGAGGTTGTCGTTCTCCTCAGCCCCGGGGGACGGCTCGCTGCTGATGTCGTTCCGGTCGGTGCTGATGCCGTCGTTGTCGTGGCTCATGACGTTCCCTTCCTCGGCGTGCTTTCGTTCGTGAGCGACGTTACGGCCGGATCCGCACGCCCGCGCGGGCCTTGACAAGCCCCTGAGGCCTACTCTGGGTGCATGTCCGAGACGACCGTCGCCGAAGCCCTGTCCGAGCTCGCCGCGCTCGAGGATCCGAAGATGCGCGCCGCGAACGAGAAGCGCGGCGACGACCACGGCATCAACCTCAGCAGGATGCGCGCCCTCGCGAAGCGCATCAAGACCGATCAGCCGCTCGCGAAGGAGCTCTGGAGAACCGGCGACACCGCTGCCCGTCTGCTGGCGTTGCTCATCTGCACGCCGCGCGCCTTCACGGCCGACGAGCTCGACGGGATGCTGCGCGAGACCGACCCGCCCAAGGTCAACGACTGGTTCGTCAACTACGTCGCGAAGAAGACGCCTCTCGCCGAGGAGCTGCGCCTGCGCTGGTTCGACGACCCCGATCCGACGGTCGCCGCCGCCGCGTGGTCGCTCACGACGGTGCGCGTCGCCAAGGACCCCGTGGGGCTCGACCTCCCGCACTTGCTCGACCTGATCGAGCGCGACCTCCGCGATGCCCCCGGCCGATTGCAGTGGTCGATGAACGAGACCCTCGCGAACATCGGCATCTTCCACCCGCCCCTGCGGCCCCGCGCCCTCGAGATCGGCGAGCGCCTGCAGGTGCTCGCCGACTACCCGACGGCGCCCGGCTGCACCTCGCCGTTCGCCCCGGCGTGGATCGGCGAGATCGTACGGCGCCGCGAGGGCTGAGCGACGGCATCCGCGCGCCCAGCCCTCCCGAACGTCAACGTCAACGTCAGGGGGTGTCGCCCACCGCGTGCGGACGTGGCAGCGCCAGCATCGTGCCGGTGTCGGTGAACTCCTGCTGGATCTCATCGTTGTGCTTGTAGGTGACGAGGCTCACCACGACCGCGGCGATGAAAGCGAGGACGAACGCGGGAAGCAGCTCGTAGAGCTCGGTGTTCAGCGCCTTCCAGATGAACACCGTCGCAGCGCCGACGAACATGCCGGCCAGTGCGCCCCAGTTGGTGAGCTTGCGCCAGAACAGGCTCAGCAGGATGATCGGCCCGAATGCGGCGCCGAACCCTGCCCAGGCGAAGGAGACCAGGCCGAGGATCGAGTCGTTCGGCGTGATCGCGAGCAGGATGGCGATGATCGCGACGACCAGCACCGCCATGCGTCCCATCAGCACCAGGCGCTTGTCCGACGGCGGCGTCTTGCGCACCACCTTGTAGAGGTCCTCGACCAGCGCCGACGAGCAGACCACCAGCTGGCTGGACACCGTGCTCATGATCGCCGCCAGCACCGCGGCGAGCACGAGGCCTGCGACGAACGGATGCAGCAGCGTCTGCGACATCAGCAGCACCACCGTCTCGGGGTTGTCGAGGGTGATCCCGCGCTGCGCCATGTAGGCGATGCCGACGAGACCCGAGACCACTGCTCCGCCCATGGAGAGGACCATCCAGGAGATCCCGATCCGGCGGGCGCTCTTGGCCTCCTGCGGCGAGCGCAACGCCATGAACCGCACGATGATGTGCGGCTGCCCGAAGTACCCGAGGCCCCAGGCGAGGGCCGAGACGATGGCGAGGAAGGTGCCGCCGGTGACGGCACCGCCGCCGAGCAGCGACAGGAAGCCCTCTCCGCCGTTCTCCGTGATCAGCGTCGACGTCGTCTCGAGGCCACCGATCGCGATGATCGCGGCGACGGGCACGACGATCAGCGCGATCACCATCATCAGCCCCTGCACGACGTCGGTGAGGGAGGCTCCGAGGAATCCGCCGAACAGCGTGTACAGCAGCGTGATGCCGCCCACCAGCAGCATCCCGAACAGGTAGTCGCCGTTGAAGGAGCTCTCGAAGAAGACGCCGGCGGCGACCATGCCCGACGAGATGTAAAGGGTGAAGAAGACCAGGATGATGAGCCCCGAGACGATGCGCAGCGACCGGCTCGTGTCGCGCAGTCGGTTCTCGAAGTAGCTCGGGATCGTGATCGAGTTGCGCGACACCTCGGTGTAGGCACGCAGGCGCGGAGCGACCAGCAGCCAGTTGAGGTACGCGCCGATCGTCAGACCGATCGCGATCCAGGCCTCGATGAGACCCGCGGCGTAGATGGCTCCTGGCAGGCCCATCACGAGCCAGCCGGACATGTCGGCGGCGCCGGCGCTGATGGCCGCCACCCACGACGGCAGGTTGCGTCCGCCGAGCATGTAGTCCTCGTGGTCGGACGTGCGCTTGTACGCGAAGTACCCGATGAGCAGCATTCCGGCGAAGTACAAGGCGAGCGCCCCGTACAGGAAGATCTGGTCGGACATCATCGTCCCTCCTGAGCGGTGTCGATCACCCCTCTCGTGCTCCGATGATGCCAGGCGGATGCCGTCGCCGCAGGTGCCACGCACAGAGACACCGTCATACTGCTCGTTACGCTGAGCCCATGAGCACTCACATCGCCGCAGAGCCCGGTCGGATCGCCCCCGTCGTCCTGTTCCCCGGCGATCCGCTGCGCGCGAAGTGGATCGCTGAGACCTTCCTCGACGACGCGGAGTTGTACACCGATACCCGCGGGATGCTGGGCTTCACCGGCACCTGGGAGGGTCACCGCGTCTCGGTGCAGGGGTCGGGTATGGGTCAGCCGTCGATGGCGATCTACGCGACCGAGCTGTTCGAGGAGTACGACGTGCAGACCATCGTGCGCGTCGGCTCGTGCGGAGCGCTGACCGAGAGGCTGGCGGTGCGCGACATCATCATCGCGAACGGCGCGTGCACCGATTCCGGCATCAACCGGGTGCGATTCCACGGCCTCGACTATGCCCCGGTGGCGGACTTCGGGCTGCTCCGCGCCGCCGTCGAGGCGAGCGAGGCCGAGCCGCTGGACTCCGCGGTGCACGTCGGTCTGCTGTTCTCGAGCGACCAGTTCTACAGCACCCGCCCCGAGCTGACGGAGCCGTTCGTGCAGCACGGTGCGCTCGGCGTCGAGATGGAGACCAGCGGGCTCTACACGCTCGCCGCCTTCCACGGGCGTAGGGCGCTGAGTATCTGCACGGTGTCTGATCACATCGTCACGGGCGAGCAGACGACGGCGCAGGAGCGGGAGCAGACGTTCGGCGACATGATCCGCATCGCGCTGCGCGCCGCGACATCGGCCTGAGCCGTTCACTATTCAGCATGGACATGAGCTGATCACCTCGTTCGGCCGGGTGCCGACCGCCCCCGACGATTCCATGCTGAGTACTGAACGCGGTTGGTGCGTGACCGGAGGTGGGATGATCGACAGACCATGCCTGCGATCCTCGACCATACGACGCTGACCGACGGATCCGATGCGGATGCCGTCTACACGGCGTTCGTCGAGTGGGCGGAGTCCACCGGGATCACCCTCTACCCCGCCCAGGACGAGGCGGTCATCGAGATCGTCTCGGGCAACAACCTGATCCTGTCGACACCCACCGGCACCGGAAAGTCGCTCGTCGCCGTGGGCGCGCACTTCGCCGCGCTCGTCGAGGGCCGCCGCTCGTTCTACACGGCCCCGATCAAAGCGCTCGTGAGCGAGAAGTTCTTCGCCCTCGTCGA
This genomic interval from Microbacterium hydrocarbonoxydans contains the following:
- a CDS encoding SRPBCC family protein, translating into MVQIIETIDVHVPIDIAYNQWTQFESFPQFLDEVESIVQLDDTHTRWKVNVGGATREFDAEITEQHPDERVAWNSIGGETEHAGVVTFHKLEDLTTRVTVQIDWEPEGLLEKVGSLVGAGSHAVKKDLQNFKEFIEKRGTETGAWRGDVDA
- the putP gene encoding sodium/proline symporter PutP, which translates into the protein MSDQIFLYGALALYFAGMLLIGYFAYKRTSDHEDYMLGGRNLPSWVAAISAGAADMSGWLVMGLPGAIYAAGLIEAWIAIGLTIGAYLNWLLVAPRLRAYTEVSRNSITIPSYFENRLRDTSRSLRIVSGLIILVFFTLYISSGMVAAGVFFESSFNGDYLFGMLLVGGITLLYTLFGGFLGASLTDVVQGLMMVIALIVVPVAAIIAIGGLETTSTLITENGGEGFLSLLGGGAVTGGTFLAIVSALAWGLGYFGQPHIIVRFMALRSPQEAKSARRIGISWMVLSMGGAVVSGLVGIAYMAQRGITLDNPETVVLLMSQTLLHPFVAGLVLAAVLAAIMSTVSSQLVVCSSALVEDLYKVVRKTPPSDKRLVLMGRMAVLVVAIIAILLAITPNDSILGLVSFAWAGFGAAFGPIILLSLFWRKLTNWGALAGMFVGAATVFIWKALNTELYELLPAFVLAFIAAVVVSLVTYKHNDEIQQEFTDTGTMLALPRPHAVGDTP
- the deoD gene encoding purine-nucleoside phosphorylase, producing the protein MSTHIAAEPGRIAPVVLFPGDPLRAKWIAETFLDDAELYTDTRGMLGFTGTWEGHRVSVQGSGMGQPSMAIYATELFEEYDVQTIVRVGSCGALTERLAVRDIIIANGACTDSGINRVRFHGLDYAPVADFGLLRAAVEASEAEPLDSAVHVGLLFSSDQFYSTRPELTEPFVQHGALGVEMETSGLYTLAAFHGRRALSICTVSDHIVTGEQTTAQEREQTFGDMIRIALRAATSA
- a CDS encoding FUSC family protein yields the protein MRIHAAIRASKRAPLLQVVKSAAATIAAWMLAGWIVPGQLPVFAAIAALLVVQPSVNQSLSKALERSIGVIVGVVIAVALGLLLGSPSWIVLLAIVVAMLVAWALRATPGTGNQVAISAMLVLALGSTPDYALARIGETLIGVVIGIVVNALIVPPVLVAPARRDLGLLGSELAASLDRLADALPDAQTPAQLQELLLEARLLRPMKDAAEASIAAGEESLTLNPRRSTHRAELTEMRALLERLSPIVTQTIGMTRAYFDHYDDSIGDEPAVAAIAEQLRRAGHDVRLAVQIADVSPEPEALTSAIPALTAPLVIRPPSSAHWILIGSLMEDLRRIRGVLVEEE
- a CDS encoding DNA alkylation repair protein: MSETTVAEALSELAALEDPKMRAANEKRGDDHGINLSRMRALAKRIKTDQPLAKELWRTGDTAARLLALLICTPRAFTADELDGMLRETDPPKVNDWFVNYVAKKTPLAEELRLRWFDDPDPTVAAAAWSLTTVRVAKDPVGLDLPHLLDLIERDLRDAPGRLQWSMNETLANIGIFHPPLRPRALEIGERLQVLADYPTAPGCTSPFAPAWIGEIVRRREG